A genomic segment from Candidatus Leptovillus gracilis encodes:
- a CDS encoding glycosyltransferase has product MNLLLLTPQLPYPPHQGTSLRNFHIIRGLAERHSITLLSFVEDNQSADPQSYAPLVELCQRIETIPAPSRSKTQRLWQMLTTRRPDMAHRLYSPAFNARLRDLLTAAAFDVVQVEGIELARSIEIVRQISPGSKIVFDNHNAETELQRRNMQTDFANPRRWPTAVYSWVQVRRLARFESWACRMADGVTAVSATDAQHLPNVTPVTVIPNCIDVTQYRLEESEAIPFDVVFSGKMDYRPNVDAVLWFADAVWPHIVAQRPSATWAIVGQKPHARLDRLRGLPSVTITGWVARVQPYLAGGQIIIMPFRVGSGTRLKLIEAMAAGKAIVSTPVGAEGFPVQHGREIWLAETAEGLGTAVLHLLAQPDERARLGMAAQQFAAQYDWRVIIPLFEALYKRLV; this is encoded by the coding sequence ATGAACCTGCTCCTGCTTACTCCTCAATTACCTTATCCGCCGCACCAGGGAACCAGCCTGCGTAATTTCCACATCATTCGCGGGCTGGCCGAGCGGCATTCCATCACCCTACTCAGTTTTGTGGAAGACAACCAGTCGGCTGACCCACAAAGTTATGCGCCACTGGTTGAATTATGTCAACGAATCGAGACCATCCCGGCCCCGTCGCGCAGCAAGACGCAGCGTTTGTGGCAAATGTTAACCACTCGCCGCCCAGACATGGCCCACCGCTTGTACAGCCCGGCTTTTAACGCCCGGCTGCGCGACTTGCTAACGGCCGCTGCCTTTGACGTGGTGCAGGTGGAGGGCATCGAACTGGCTCGCAGCATCGAAATCGTGCGCCAGATTAGTCCGGGCAGCAAAATTGTCTTCGACAACCACAACGCCGAGACGGAATTGCAGCGGCGCAACATGCAGACTGATTTTGCCAACCCGCGCCGCTGGCCGACGGCCGTTTACTCCTGGGTGCAGGTGCGGCGATTGGCTCGCTTTGAAAGCTGGGCCTGCCGCATGGCCGATGGCGTCACGGCCGTATCGGCCACCGACGCCCAACATTTGCCCAATGTGACGCCCGTCACCGTGATCCCCAACTGCATTGACGTGACCCAGTACCGGCTGGAGGAGTCTGAAGCCATCCCGTTTGACGTGGTGTTTAGCGGCAAGATGGATTACCGGCCCAACGTGGACGCAGTTTTGTGGTTTGCCGATGCTGTGTGGCCGCACATTGTGGCGCAGCGGCCGTCGGCCACCTGGGCCATTGTCGGGCAAAAGCCCCATGCCCGGTTGGATCGGCTGCGTGGGCTGCCGAGCGTCACCATAACGGGGTGGGTGGCGCGGGTGCAGCCTTACCTGGCCGGGGGGCAAATCATCATCATGCCTTTTCGCGTAGGCAGTGGCACGCGCCTGAAACTGATTGAGGCGATGGCCGCGGGCAAGGCCATCGTCAGTACGCCGGTGGGGGCGGAGGGGTTCCCGGTGCAGCACGGCCGTGAAATCTGGCTGGCCGAGACGGCGGAAGGATTGGGCACGGCCGTTCTTCACCTGCTGGCCCAGCCCGACGAACGCGCCCGCCTGGGCATGGCCGCGCAGCAGTTTGCCGCCCAATACGATTGGCGGGTCATCATCCCCTTGTTTGAAGCGCTCTATAAACGGCTGGTCTGA
- a CDS encoding tetratricopeptide repeat protein — protein MAALKITLFASFQVVFDGRSVTDFATDKARALLVYLLVERRQPHRRESLAALLWPDQPEARARQNLRQALSNLRQALGDSDDSASAAAPTPPFLLIDRHEVQFNPQAEVWLDVAEFTALVENCTHHRHRQMGQCLPCLQRLEAMLALYSGDFLAGFLLSDSAPFEEWALLKREWLHCQAVEALGHLADFYERRGDLAAARRYAQQQVRLEPWREEAHRQLMRLLAEDGQRSAALAQYETCRRALARELGVEPTRETLALYERICAAPSSAAKRPSTINLPPAATPFIGRAVACTELAEMLADPDGRLITLVGPGGIGKTRLAMQVAEAHLGLYADGVYWVALAAVPSDGLIIPTIAQTIGLTLYGKEPPAAQLLAYLRQKRLLLVLDNVEHLPGVAELIAALLPGAPDVTFLVTSRQRLDLREEWLYAVEGLPYGSALAAADEAAQLFIRSVQRAYRSFAPTPADWQAVAAICRLVEGMPLALELAAVWVPDLSCAAVAHALADDMALLTASWRNAPERQRSVQATFEHSWALLPAAERLFFARLALFRGGFAGLAAAQVADAAAPVLARLAAKSLLRRVGDGRYQLHELLRQFAADKLATYPGEAEQTAVRHAHHYLSFLAGYEIALKGAGQEEALLVVGREIANVRQAWDWAVAQIAAGGADAAELLQASLESLFLFYALRSWYQEGAVVFAQAVTAVSPAIPGHRLLRSELLARQARCLEFTAPPEEAIALYQESLACFQALGALQQSALPLYGLGYMAHIQGDYEAAQGFFRESLAQYQASGDRWGMANVLSSLALVLRRQGAFAAARHAGQESLVIRREIGDRRGIASSQNNLGLVYCALGDYQVAEEALRESVAICREIGHTVGTANAITGLCHVAVSAKAYADAARYQQEALELYREVGDFWGVAIAYNNLGQIAMEDGQIAAAQTFLAQGVQVYRELGIKSGLAHALSNLGQANYVAGHMAAAARYLAEALSIAHEVGDRPTILEVLARTAVLWAGQEPGLRPLVVLAFVLRQPELLAETRRTAVAQYAELQARFTPEQTAVAQHLAAGLDFAAITSESLQTLQQIRPI, from the coding sequence ATGGCTGCACTGAAGATCACCTTGTTTGCCTCGTTCCAGGTTGTCTTCGACGGCCGTTCCGTTACCGACTTTGCCACCGATAAAGCCCGCGCCCTTCTCGTCTATCTGCTGGTCGAACGCCGGCAGCCGCACCGCCGCGAAAGCCTGGCCGCCCTCCTCTGGCCGGATCAGCCCGAAGCCCGCGCCCGCCAAAACTTACGCCAGGCCCTCTCCAATCTGCGCCAGGCCCTCGGCGACAGCGACGACTCCGCCAGCGCCGCTGCGCCGACGCCACCCTTCTTATTGATAGACCGGCACGAAGTCCAGTTCAATCCCCAGGCTGAGGTCTGGCTGGATGTGGCCGAGTTCACCGCCCTGGTCGAGAACTGTACACATCATCGTCATCGCCAGATGGGCCAATGCCTGCCCTGCTTGCAGCGGCTGGAAGCGATGCTCGCCCTTTATTCCGGCGATTTTTTGGCCGGCTTTTTGCTTTCCGACAGCGCGCCGTTTGAGGAATGGGCGCTGCTAAAGCGGGAATGGCTGCATTGTCAGGCCGTCGAAGCGCTGGGCCACCTGGCCGATTTTTATGAGCGGCGTGGCGATCTGGCGGCCGCCCGACGTTATGCCCAACAGCAGGTACGCCTGGAGCCGTGGCGCGAAGAAGCGCACCGCCAATTAATGCGTTTGCTAGCCGAAGATGGGCAGCGCAGCGCCGCCCTGGCCCAATACGAAACCTGCCGCCGGGCGCTGGCGCGTGAATTGGGCGTCGAACCCACCCGCGAGACCCTGGCCTTGTATGAAAGGATTTGCGCCGCGCCGTCGTCGGCCGCCAAACGGCCGTCTACCATCAACCTGCCCCCGGCGGCTACCCCGTTTATTGGGCGGGCGGTGGCCTGCACCGAATTGGCGGAGATGCTGGCCGACCCGGACGGCCGTCTCATCACCCTGGTTGGTCCTGGCGGTATTGGCAAAACCCGCCTGGCGATGCAGGTGGCTGAAGCCCACCTGGGTCTGTATGCCGATGGCGTCTATTGGGTGGCGCTGGCGGCCGTTCCATCCGACGGGCTGATCATCCCGACAATTGCCCAGACCATTGGCTTGACGTTGTACGGCAAAGAGCCGCCGGCCGCGCAGCTTTTGGCCTATTTGCGCCAGAAACGGCTCCTGCTGGTGCTGGATAACGTCGAACACCTGCCCGGCGTGGCCGAACTGATCGCCGCCTTGCTGCCCGGCGCGCCAGACGTGACCTTCCTGGTCACGTCGCGCCAGCGGTTGGATTTGCGTGAGGAGTGGTTGTACGCGGTGGAAGGGCTGCCGTATGGTTCTGCCCTGGCGGCGGCCGATGAAGCGGCGCAGTTGTTCATTCGCAGTGTCCAGCGCGCCTACCGCAGCTTTGCGCCGACGCCGGCCGATTGGCAGGCGGTGGCCGCTATTTGCCGCTTGGTGGAGGGGATGCCCCTGGCTTTGGAGTTGGCCGCCGTCTGGGTCCCAGACCTGAGCTGCGCTGCCGTGGCCCACGCCCTGGCAGACGACATGGCCTTGCTGACTGCCTCCTGGCGCAACGCGCCGGAGCGTCAGCGCAGCGTGCAGGCTACCTTTGAGCATTCCTGGGCTTTGCTGCCAGCCGCCGAACGGCTGTTTTTTGCCCGGCTGGCCTTGTTTCGCGGTGGCTTTGCCGGATTGGCCGCCGCCCAGGTGGCCGATGCCGCCGCACCGGTGCTGGCGCGTCTGGCGGCCAAGTCGTTGCTGCGGCGGGTGGGTGACGGCCGTTATCAGCTCCACGAACTCTTGCGCCAGTTTGCCGCTGACAAATTAGCCACTTATCCTGGGGAAGCGGAGCAGACGGCCGTGCGCCACGCCCACCATTACCTCTCGTTCCTGGCCGGGTATGAAATCGCCCTCAAGGGCGCCGGCCAGGAAGAGGCGCTGCTGGTTGTTGGCCGCGAAATCGCCAACGTGCGCCAGGCGTGGGATTGGGCTGTGGCGCAGATAGCTGCTGGTGGCGCAGACGCCGCCGAGCTGCTTCAGGCCAGTCTGGAGAGCCTCTTTTTGTTTTATGCGCTGCGGAGCTGGTACCAGGAAGGCGCGGTTGTATTTGCTCAGGCGGTTACGGCTGTCTCCCCGGCCATCCCCGGTCATCGTCTGCTGCGCAGTGAACTCCTGGCCCGCCAGGCCCGCTGTCTGGAATTTACTGCCCCGCCCGAAGAGGCCATCGCTTTGTATCAGGAGAGCCTGGCTTGTTTTCAAGCGCTTGGCGCACTGCAGCAGAGCGCTTTGCCGCTGTATGGGCTGGGTTACATGGCCCATATTCAAGGGGATTATGAGGCAGCTCAGGGCTTTTTTCGGGAAAGTCTGGCGCAGTACCAGGCGTCGGGCGACCGTTGGGGCATGGCGAATGTGCTCAGCAGCCTGGCCCTGGTTCTACGGCGGCAGGGCGCTTTCGCGGCGGCGCGGCATGCCGGCCAGGAAAGCCTGGTTATTCGCCGCGAAATCGGCGACAGGCGCGGCATCGCCTCGTCGCAAAACAACCTGGGGCTGGTTTACTGCGCTTTGGGTGATTACCAGGTGGCTGAAGAAGCGCTGCGAGAGTCGGTGGCGATCTGCCGCGAGATAGGCCATACGGTGGGCACGGCCAACGCTATTACCGGTTTGTGCCACGTGGCTGTCAGCGCCAAAGCGTATGCCGACGCCGCCCGCTATCAACAAGAGGCGCTGGAGCTATACCGAGAGGTGGGTGATTTTTGGGGGGTGGCGATTGCCTATAACAACCTGGGACAAATCGCTATGGAGGATGGGCAGATTGCCGCGGCGCAGACGTTTCTGGCTCAGGGGGTGCAGGTTTACCGGGAGCTGGGCATTAAATCCGGGCTGGCTCATGCGTTGAGCAATCTGGGGCAGGCGAACTACGTGGCCGGGCACATGGCCGCGGCGGCGCGGTATCTGGCTGAAGCGCTGTCTATTGCCCACGAGGTGGGCGACCGGCCGACGATTTTGGAAGTCTTGGCGCGCACGGCCGTTCTGTGGGCGGGGCAAGAGCCGGGCCTGCGTCCGCTGGTAGTGCTGGCCTTTGTGCTGCGGCAGCCGGAGTTGTTGGCGGAGACACGGCGCACGGCCGTTGCCCAGTATGCCGAATTACAGGCGAGATTTACACCAGAGCAGACGGCTGTGGCGCAGCACCTGGCCGCCGGGCTGGATTTCGCCGCGATAACCAGCGAAAGTTTGCAGACGCTACAACAGATACGCCCAATCTGA
- a CDS encoding glycosyltransferase family 4 protein, which yields MHIGIDARLPFYQMGGISQYTVHLVQALAEIDPTNAYTIFHSRRDGRSYLPPAANFRRRNLWTPSHHRLERLALAAELLPHRLDVLHSPDFIPPAAGARRSIITVHDLNFIYYPEFLTAESRRYYAGQIAWAVQRADHISADSHATRRDLIEQLGVPPQKVTTIHLAANPLYERPFAPEAIQPTLSQYNLPRGFILFVGTLEPRKNLPMLLRAYKLLRQETAVDIPLILVGGKGWIYDEIFATIEALGLRDHVRHLSGVYDEQLAHLYHGAGVLVTPSHYEGFGLPALEAMHCGCPVIVSNRGSLPEVAGDAGWLLDPDDKTAWAAALARTLTDSDLRAGMIARGHAQAQTFSWRQTAVQTLALYRGY from the coding sequence ATGCACATTGGGATAGATGCGCGGCTGCCTTTTTACCAGATGGGAGGAATTAGCCAATATACGGTGCATCTGGTACAGGCGTTGGCGGAGATAGACCCGACCAATGCCTACACCATTTTTCACAGCCGCAGAGACGGCCGTTCCTATCTCCCACCCGCCGCCAATTTCCGCCGCCGCAATCTGTGGACACCCAGCCACCACCGACTGGAACGGCTGGCTCTGGCGGCCGAACTGCTGCCCCACCGGCTGGACGTGCTGCACAGCCCAGACTTTATTCCGCCGGCCGCCGGGGCGCGGCGCAGCATCATCACCGTCCACGACCTGAACTTTATCTACTACCCGGAATTTCTTACCGCTGAAAGCCGACGTTATTATGCCGGGCAAATCGCCTGGGCGGTGCAAAGAGCCGACCACATTTCCGCCGACAGCCACGCCACCCGCCGCGACCTGATTGAGCAGTTGGGCGTGCCGCCGCAGAAGGTGACGACCATTCACCTGGCGGCTAATCCGCTGTATGAACGGCCGTTTGCCCCTGAAGCCATCCAGCCAACCCTCAGCCAATATAACCTGCCGCGCGGTTTCATTCTGTTTGTTGGTACGTTGGAGCCGCGCAAAAATCTGCCCATGCTGCTGCGGGCTTACAAATTGCTGCGGCAGGAAACGGCCGTAGACATTCCCCTGATCCTGGTGGGCGGCAAAGGCTGGATTTATGACGAGATTTTTGCCACCATCGAGGCATTGGGCTTGCGCGACCATGTGCGCCACCTAAGCGGCGTTTACGACGAGCAGTTGGCCCATCTCTACCATGGCGCCGGGGTATTGGTGACGCCATCGCACTATGAAGGCTTTGGCCTGCCCGCCCTGGAAGCGATGCACTGCGGCTGCCCGGTTATCGTCAGCAATCGTGGCTCGCTGCCGGAAGTGGCCGGCGACGCCGGCTGGCTGCTGGACCCCGACGACAAAACAGCCTGGGCCGCAGCCCTGGCCCGCACGCTGACCGATTCTGACCTGCGCGCCGGGATGATCGCCAGAGGCCATGCCCAGGCGCAAACATTTAGCTGGCGGCAAACGGCCGTGCAAACCCTGGCGCTTTATCGCGGATACTAA
- a CDS encoding queuosine precursor transporter — translation MSVSVVNSQEPIQLKAVGPIAQSMPIIALVVVAAYIAAQMVADVASLRIGNVAGLAVDMGTFIYPITFTLRDVVHKIWGKRNAQALIITAAVINVLMVLYLGWAASVASDPVADPDGLFGAAYALVFGPLWRIVLASILAEVVSEMADTEAYHWFVTRITQQKQWARVLVSNAVSIPIDTAIFAVVAFGGVFPWTAVGQIFLFNLIVKFAVTLFSLPLIYVYPDPDWSQLH, via the coding sequence ATGTCTGTGTCTGTTGTAAATTCCCAGGAACCTATTCAATTGAAGGCGGTCGGGCCGATCGCCCAATCTATGCCGATCATCGCGTTGGTTGTGGTGGCCGCCTACATCGCCGCGCAAATGGTCGCCGATGTCGCCAGTCTGCGGATTGGCAATGTGGCCGGGCTGGCGGTGGATATGGGTACGTTTATCTACCCTATCACCTTCACCCTGCGCGACGTGGTGCATAAAATTTGGGGTAAACGCAATGCTCAGGCGTTGATTATCACGGCAGCGGTGATTAACGTCTTGATGGTTTTGTATCTCGGCTGGGCGGCGTCGGTCGCCAGCGACCCGGTCGCCGACCCTGATGGGCTGTTTGGCGCGGCGTATGCGCTGGTGTTTGGCCCATTATGGCGCATTGTGCTGGCCTCTATTCTGGCCGAAGTCGTCAGCGAGATGGCCGATACTGAGGCGTATCACTGGTTTGTCACCCGCATCACACAGCAGAAGCAGTGGGCGCGGGTGTTGGTGAGCAATGCGGTTAGCATTCCCATTGACACAGCGATTTTTGCGGTGGTGGCGTTTGGGGGGGTGTTTCCGTGGACGGCCGTCGGGCAAATCTTCCTCTTCAATCTCATCGTCAAGTTCGCTGTCACGTTGTTCAGCCTGCCGCTCATTTATGTCTATCCCGACCCGGATTGGTCGCAGCTTCATTAA
- a CDS encoding PQQ-binding-like beta-propeller repeat protein, with amino-acid sequence MPAQPTAVKQSPHRPSRATLMVYGRRVARAGFWLWLMLLLGCARPGAPADLLTAVPAWQWQRDLGDGLASPPVLAGGYVVATTAAAVIALDPHSGAEQWRFAPDGGVWSRSLAASEDIIFVGAPGRVLALNAANGQIRWQQPVVGEMLWPPLVDDGRLFAGTAFVGPGVTPNAAGRAWLYALDAASGQVEWAQETAVYTLITPAANEATLFVGGSQLGQEKVPEGGHIRLHAFDKQTGRLIWTVERQDGFLKSLAVDGSRLFFLAYTDVVFGLAAADGSELWRYPTENWSPGFRLADGRLYLGSDNAFVHAVEVAGGTAVWRTHLEGVFNAPRSTPAADQDALFFQSNDNRLYCLELLTGQMRWQTEPQPRSRVALVVGNGRLFLTGEDENLYSYVLPSRVNQ; translated from the coding sequence ATGCCCGCGCAGCCAACGGCCGTAAAACAGTCTCCCCATCGTCCTTCTCGCGCCACTCTGATGGTCTACGGCCGCCGGGTGGCGCGGGCGGGATTTTGGCTGTGGCTGATGCTGTTGTTGGGCTGCGCCCGGCCGGGGGCGCCGGCCGATCTGCTGACGGCCGTGCCTGCCTGGCAGTGGCAGCGTGACTTAGGCGATGGATTGGCTTCACCGCCGGTTTTGGCAGGTGGGTATGTGGTGGCGACCACAGCTGCGGCGGTTATCGCCCTGGACCCCCATTCCGGCGCAGAGCAGTGGCGATTCGCGCCCGATGGTGGCGTCTGGTCCCGTTCGCTGGCCGCCAGCGAAGACATCATTTTTGTCGGCGCGCCGGGCCGGGTGTTGGCCCTGAACGCCGCCAATGGGCAAATCCGCTGGCAGCAGCCGGTGGTGGGCGAGATGCTCTGGCCACCGCTGGTAGATGATGGACGATTGTTTGCCGGAACGGCGTTTGTCGGGCCGGGCGTCACGCCAAACGCGGCCGGTCGGGCCTGGCTGTATGCTCTGGATGCTGCTTCGGGGCAGGTGGAATGGGCGCAGGAGACGGCCGTGTACACCCTCATCACCCCGGCGGCCAACGAGGCCACGCTCTTTGTGGGCGGCAGCCAGTTGGGGCAAGAGAAAGTCCCCGAAGGGGGGCACATCCGCCTGCACGCTTTCGACAAACAAACGGGGCGCCTTATCTGGACGGTGGAGCGGCAAGACGGGTTCTTAAAATCATTGGCTGTAGATGGTTCACGTCTGTTTTTTCTGGCCTATACCGATGTGGTATTTGGGCTGGCGGCGGCCGATGGGTCTGAATTATGGCGCTACCCAACTGAAAATTGGTCGCCGGGCTTTCGTCTGGCAGACGGACGGCTTTACCTGGGCAGCGACAATGCTTTTGTTCATGCAGTGGAGGTGGCGGGGGGAACGGCCGTATGGCGTACCCATCTGGAAGGTGTGTTCAACGCGCCGCGTTCCACGCCTGCGGCGGACCAGGACGCCCTGTTTTTCCAGAGCAACGACAATCGGCTGTACTGCCTGGAGCTTTTGACCGGGCAAATGCGCTGGCAAACAGAACCGCAGCCGCGTTCGCGTGTGGCTTTGGTGGTGGGGAACGGCCGTTTATTTCTGACCGGCGAAGATGAAAACCTGTACAGCTATGTCTTGCCGTCTCGTGTGAATCAGTGA
- a CDS encoding metallophosphoesterase: MKIAILSDIHGNVAALETVMAHIDAWQPDQVIVNGDVVNRGADSPTCWQMVRARRAQQGWRVLGGNHETYVCKHANPVPDVEHVGVRADINKNSRWTYQQLNGHVAELAALPPLTELAAADGSVLRTTHASMRSNEDGIYPTYTDKEIQPRIAPATAVFVTSHIHVAYTRLIGQTLLVNTGATGNSVDGDTRASYAQIIWRNGQWQAQIVRLAYDRAATDRAFFNSGFMAETGPLAWLIYHEWQTARPLLLPWRKGCKDAVLNGQISLERSVSEFLEQQGIVQTSRL; this comes from the coding sequence ATGAAAATAGCAATCCTTTCTGATATTCATGGCAACGTGGCCGCGTTGGAAACTGTTATGGCCCACATAGACGCCTGGCAGCCCGACCAGGTCATCGTCAATGGCGACGTAGTGAATCGTGGGGCAGATTCGCCCACCTGCTGGCAAATGGTTCGGGCGCGGCGAGCGCAGCAGGGCTGGCGCGTGCTGGGTGGCAACCATGAAACGTATGTTTGCAAACACGCCAACCCGGTCCCAGATGTGGAACATGTCGGCGTGCGCGCCGACATCAATAAAAATTCGCGCTGGACTTACCAGCAGTTGAACGGGCATGTAGCCGAATTGGCGGCCCTGCCGCCCCTCACCGAACTGGCGGCTGCCGATGGCAGCGTGCTGCGAACAACCCATGCTTCCATGCGCAGCAATGAAGACGGCATCTACCCGACTTATACAGACAAAGAGATTCAACCCAGAATTGCCCCGGCAACGGCCGTTTTTGTCACCAGTCATATCCACGTCGCTTATACCCGGCTGATAGGCCAGACCTTGTTGGTCAATACCGGCGCAACCGGCAACTCGGTGGATGGCGATACACGGGCCAGCTATGCCCAGATCATCTGGCGCAACGGGCAGTGGCAGGCGCAGATTGTGCGCCTGGCCTATGACAGAGCGGCCACCGACCGGGCTTTTTTTAACTCCGGCTTCATGGCCGAGACCGGGCCATTAGCCTGGTTGATCTACCACGAATGGCAAACGGCCAGACCGCTGCTGCTGCCCTGGCGCAAGGGCTGCAAAGACGCCGTGCTAAACGGGCAGATTTCGCTGGAACGCAGCGTAAGCGAATTTTTAGAACAGCAGGGAATCGTTCAGACCAGCCGTTTATAG
- a CDS encoding right-handed parallel beta-helix repeat-containing protein — MKAIRALFFGLLGTAVLFSLFSFKLMAQETAVTASGYAPATTIIVNSGKDLDTSDGTTCATQPCTLRRAVIQARTSPKPVLITFDIPATAEEGYNSTLQIWKIQFSGISSAANATLRYLNGDITIDGSTQPGGRTTDPKIILVGPGTGQWDGLKLGETGVQNNNQIRGLGFQMFKTHIYVNSSGNLIEDNWFGLSDDGTNIVLRGGGQNDGSGNTGISVGANIANNVIQNNVFTGLAGVAAAINGNDTTFANNYVGTIANGTVPDKTTDPSLICLQWDWLGGSGISLSGSRNLVENNIFAGLRIAVSPPTIQADTIRMGGSYHIIRDNKIGLDAANAEIGVCGRGIYLLSSTKFNQITTNQIIRPGLSAISLNDTPVVSTSDANTLRGNVIKKLTPWGEIEGNNSPEDAIQMTKSLPDAFRNFKPAQVTSISGTAVSGTSGAGSPCPNCIVELFLDDTDTITETLQSLAVVTANANGNWSATLPAALTAGQGLRTTSTSAQHNTIPGMSLGTTTGLSGLYTPGYKVYLPMVRK; from the coding sequence ATGAAAGCGATACGCGCCCTGTTTTTTGGATTGTTGGGGACGGCCGTCCTCTTCAGCCTCTTTTCGTTCAAGTTGATGGCTCAGGAAACGGCCGTTACCGCCAGCGGCTACGCCCCGGCGACAACCATTATCGTCAACAGTGGCAAAGACCTGGATACCAGCGATGGAACCACCTGCGCCACCCAACCCTGCACCCTGCGCCGCGCCGTCATCCAGGCCCGCACCAGCCCTAAACCCGTCCTCATCACCTTCGACATCCCGGCAACGGCCGAAGAGGGTTACAACAGCACCCTGCAAATCTGGAAAATTCAGTTTAGCGGCATCTCCAGCGCGGCCAACGCCACGCTGCGCTACCTGAATGGCGACATCACCATTGACGGCAGCACCCAACCCGGCGGTCGCACCACCGACCCTAAAATCATCCTGGTGGGTCCTGGAACCGGCCAGTGGGATGGGCTAAAGCTGGGCGAAACAGGCGTCCAAAACAACAACCAGATTCGCGGCCTGGGTTTTCAGATGTTCAAAACCCACATCTATGTCAATTCCAGCGGCAACCTCATCGAAGACAACTGGTTTGGCCTGAGTGACGATGGCACAAATATTGTCCTGCGCGGCGGCGGGCAAAATGATGGCAGCGGCAATACCGGCATTTCTGTCGGGGCCAACATCGCCAACAACGTCATCCAAAACAATGTCTTCACTGGTCTGGCCGGGGTCGCGGCGGCCATCAATGGCAACGACACCACCTTCGCCAACAACTACGTGGGAACCATCGCCAATGGAACCGTGCCCGACAAGACCACAGATCCCAGCCTGATCTGTTTGCAGTGGGATTGGCTGGGCGGCAGCGGCATCAGCCTCAGCGGCAGCCGTAACCTGGTGGAGAACAACATCTTTGCCGGTTTGCGCATCGCCGTCAGCCCGCCCACCATTCAGGCCGATACCATTCGCATGGGCGGCAGTTACCACATTATCCGGGACAACAAAATTGGCCTGGACGCGGCCAACGCCGAAATCGGCGTTTGCGGGCGGGGTATTTATCTGTTGAGCAGCACAAAATTTAACCAGATCACCACCAATCAGATCATCCGACCGGGGCTTTCGGCGATTTCTTTGAACGACACGCCGGTGGTTTCCACATCGGACGCCAATACACTGCGCGGCAACGTGATCAAAAAATTAACGCCCTGGGGGGAAATCGAAGGCAACAACAGCCCGGAAGACGCCATCCAGATGACCAAAAGCCTGCCAGACGCCTTCCGCAATTTTAAACCGGCGCAGGTGACGAGTATCAGCGGCACGGCCGTTAGCGGAACCAGCGGCGCGGGCAGCCCTTGCCCCAACTGCATCGTCGAACTATTCCTGGACGATACCGATACCATCACCGAGACGCTGCAATCGTTGGCGGTGGTGACGGCCAATGCCAACGGTAATTGGAGCGCTACGCTGCCGGCGGCGCTGACGGCCGGACAAGGGCTGCGTACCACCAGCACATCGGCGCAGCACAACACCATCCCCGGCATGAGCCTGGGCACAACGACGGGGTTGTCTGGCTTGTATACACCCGGCTACAAAGTGTATTTACCTATGGTCAGGAAGTAA